A single Methanospirillum lacunae DNA region contains:
- a CDS encoding tetratricopeptide repeat protein, with product MTSEPDLLFHEGKAAWRAGNLQQAADLFFEILEADDQYHLAWNALGVVYSQAGEYEEADTCFKNALFLTPDNPVYLQNRGKNNRKLEALWEKSEPVKPAVKIPHMYIIMGIVIVILIIVISYFLLLKQSI from the coding sequence ATGACCTCTGAACCAGACCTTCTCTTTCATGAAGGAAAAGCAGCGTGGCGGGCAGGCAATCTTCAGCAGGCTGCTGATCTTTTTTTTGAGATCCTTGAAGCAGATGATCAGTATCACCTAGCCTGGAATGCACTGGGTGTTGTGTATTCACAGGCAGGAGAGTATGAAGAGGCTGATACCTGCTTTAAAAATGCACTTTTTCTGACTCCTGATAATCCGGTATATCTTCAGAACAGGGGAAAAAACAACCGGAAACTCGAGGCTCTCTGGGAAAAGTCAGAACCTGTAAAACCAGCAGTAAAAATTCCACATATGTACATAATCATGGGGATAGTTATCGTTATTCTGATAATAGTGATCTCTTATTTTCTTCTTTTAAAGCAATCCATTTAA
- a CDS encoding PHP domain-containing protein yields MSEEKRISPGYRWLRCDLHTHTPVSCDTPEMNGVSETEWLTSFMKHRIDLVAITDHNTGRWIDSLKYAYSNMKCNNSSFFRPIILIPGVEITTADGIHLLALFDLKATTSFIEDFLTLLGSPVETRGDSSCIAGIGTFAIIKLITAHGGLAIPAHIDRKRGKGLLNLEPGLLIPILESNEIQVVESLSERAGWPPCGKTWRVVAGSDSHMLSSEDPYSRFPGCIYTKIIMKSGTLQDLVQALGRPKGIRRVIPEHYIE; encoded by the coding sequence ATGAGCGAGGAAAAAAGAATTTCTCCCGGATACCGGTGGCTGAGGTGCGATCTTCATACTCACACCCCTGTCTCCTGTGACACTCCTGAAATGAATGGAGTTTCAGAGACAGAATGGCTCACTTCTTTCATGAAGCATCGTATCGATCTTGTTGCCATTACTGATCATAACACTGGTAGGTGGATCGATTCCCTGAAATATGCCTACTCCAATATGAAATGTAATAATTCCTCATTTTTTCGCCCAATCATCCTTATCCCGGGAGTTGAAATTACCACCGCAGATGGTATTCACCTTCTGGCTTTGTTTGATCTCAAAGCGACGACATCATTTATTGAGGATTTCTTGACTCTACTTGGCTCTCCTGTTGAAACACGGGGTGACTCATCCTGTATTGCCGGAATAGGAACCTTTGCTATCATAAAACTGATCACTGCACATGGTGGACTTGCTATTCCTGCTCATATTGACCGAAAACGCGGGAAAGGATTACTCAATCTTGAACCCGGGTTACTGATTCCTATCCTTGAATCCAATGAGATACAGGTGGTTGAATCCCTTAGTGAAAGGGCTGGATGGCCACCATGTGGAAAAACCTGGAGGGTGGTTGCGGGATCTGATTCTCACATGCTTTCTTCTGAAGATCCCTATTCCCGGTTTCCCGGTTGTATCTATACAAAGATCATCATGAAATCTGGAACACTCCAGGACCTGGTTCAGGCATTAGGCCGCCCTAAGGGAATTCGCCGGGTAATACCTGAACATTATATTGAGTAA
- a CDS encoding PAS domain S-box protein has product MDLVYYLTGIVLIFFSYLVFTRQVASHHEEKRYYNKVLNAAPFPAIVLDISDKKILMFNERAAHLFETPTATTNHLNAVDFFSTPTELEKVITALLHDEKITDFEIRLITRLGREFWSLLSANLITIDETSAVFMAFADITHQKELETATLKNKELYKSIIRTSPDNITMVDMLGKIFMLSPAAFLMFGYSLHDHYPYGTPFLDMIHPSDRGRAKHDIRKLKAGENTGPSEYKAWKKDGTIIYIESHAEVIRDEEGRPDSILYIIRDITRRKEADKIIKENEERFTTIFQEVPDPLLIFKPDGTIIDLNRQCEQWFSVDKKTCIGTLLQDANFFQTKDEDQDITGIILSLSPGEKVETQIPLPDGSKRHTILSTQSITISGEQAKLLLINNIDEIKKAYQALALANNQINLLTSITRHDILNKVMLISGYSEILKEDIEDTTVIETLEIISQSGKDIQNLIGFTKEYQDLGAVHPKWQSIHYLMKKQVIGSLITDITLTLPEEQLEIYADPMLEKVLYNLVENSLRHGGKITKIALSHTYSGEDCILYYTDDGVGIDEKEKNMIFKKGFGKNTGLGLFIIREILILTGITIRETGIPGVGVRFEIHIPAGSFRVAAK; this is encoded by the coding sequence ATGGACTTAGTATATTACCTTACGGGAATAGTCCTCATTTTTTTTTCATATCTGGTATTCACCAGACAAGTTGCATCCCACCATGAAGAAAAACGGTATTATAATAAAGTTCTAAATGCCGCTCCATTTCCTGCTATTGTACTAGATATATCAGATAAAAAAATCCTCATGTTTAATGAGCGTGCAGCTCATCTTTTTGAAACCCCGACCGCCACAACCAACCATCTTAATGCTGTTGATTTCTTTAGTACACCTACAGAACTGGAAAAAGTTATTACCGCACTTTTACACGATGAAAAGATAACAGATTTTGAGATCAGGCTTATTACCCGACTTGGAAGGGAGTTCTGGTCACTTCTCTCTGCCAATCTGATTACAATCGATGAGACTTCTGCCGTATTTATGGCATTTGCGGATATTACCCATCAAAAAGAACTTGAAACAGCTACTCTGAAGAACAAGGAACTGTACAAATCCATTATCCGGACATCTCCAGACAACATAACAATGGTCGATATGCTTGGAAAGATCTTTATGCTCTCTCCTGCAGCATTTCTGATGTTCGGGTACTCACTACATGATCACTATCCATACGGGACACCTTTTCTCGATATGATTCATCCGTCAGACCGAGGCAGGGCAAAACATGATATCAGAAAACTCAAGGCAGGAGAGAATACCGGGCCAAGCGAGTACAAAGCATGGAAAAAGGATGGGACTATCATCTACATCGAAAGCCATGCAGAAGTCATCAGGGACGAGGAGGGAAGACCGGACAGTATCCTCTATATTATCCGTGACATTACCAGGAGAAAAGAGGCAGATAAGATCATCAAAGAGAATGAAGAGCGATTTACCACGATATTTCAGGAAGTCCCTGATCCCCTTCTCATCTTCAAACCTGATGGAACAATAATTGATCTCAACAGGCAGTGTGAACAGTGGTTTTCAGTTGATAAAAAGACCTGCATCGGGACACTTCTTCAGGATGCGAATTTTTTTCAGACAAAGGACGAGGATCAGGATATTACCGGGATCATTCTCAGTCTTTCTCCAGGAGAAAAAGTGGAGACCCAGATTCCGCTCCCTGATGGAAGTAAACGCCATACCATTCTTTCAACTCAATCTATCACAATCAGTGGCGAACAGGCAAAATTGCTTTTGATAAACAACATCGATGAAATAAAAAAGGCGTATCAGGCTCTCGCCCTGGCTAACAACCAGATCAATCTTCTTACCAGTATAACCAGGCATGATATTCTCAATAAGGTGATGCTGATTTCAGGATATAGTGAGATACTCAAAGAAGATATTGAAGATACTACGGTGATCGAGACCCTTGAAATCATTTCACAGTCAGGAAAAGATATTCAGAACCTTATAGGATTTACCAAAGAATACCAGGATCTTGGAGCAGTTCATCCTAAGTGGCAATCGATCCATTATCTCATGAAAAAACAAGTTATCGGTTCCCTGATCACTGATATCACCCTTACTCTTCCTGAGGAACAACTGGAGATATATGCCGATCCCATGCTTGAAAAGGTCCTCTACAACCTTGTTGAAAATTCTCTCAGACATGGAGGGAAAATAACCAAAATTGCACTATCTCATACATATTCAGGAGAAGACTGTATCCTCTACTATACCGATGACGGAGTTGGTATCGATGAGAAGGAGAAGAATATGATCTTCAAAAAGGGATTTGGTAAAAATACCGGGCTTGGACTCTTTATCATAAGAGAAATCCTGATTCTTACCGGTATTACCATCAGGGAGACTGGAATACCAGGAGTTGGTGTCAGGTTTGAGATTCACATTCCTGCCGGGTCATTCAGGGTTGCTGCAAAATAA
- a CDS encoding NosD domain-containing protein yields the protein MSSHPIIFITGCFFYILVISTGIPAVFGEDALNESYQGKIILSPPVTITTPGTYVLSSDAEMMNGTDAITILSGNVFIDGMGHKLEANVSDQNQTVGIKVEGKDSTLKNVSISSVKISGFHTGIKMDKTEVAAIQNCSLSVNQISGIALINASSVIINGSEIVSTQVKGDETGGDGMSITNSDAVTITSVQVTGSGSGGVGDGVKVTRSSTVTLDTSTITSSAGSGVSTQGNSSGLIIRDSIISGNDANGISLTEGCTGPQISGSQVRENTLTGIEISSAKSGILVGNLIEKNQVGLSLSNAEDFSASGNNIKNNKINLDITGNSPLEYWHHIDKTNLADGRPIWYLLGNKDSSISAADNPSCIYAVNCTNLTVVDQVLSKNGAGIFLINTDSAILSRISALDNTFGVRIGYGSRDITVTDSSTETNLIAGYAVAGSQNITFRSCSAQNNLVGFFCSETNKLLLEECDAHNQQGLRRRGPSGFLISGCTNVSVTNSLARQNQFDGLYLKDSPDTLISGTTLSSNDIAGIASLAEGITVINSTISANGAGGVLIYGNYSAMQGNSIQENKGRGLIIDSVTETKIWNNYFNNTRNVEMTGNSSHTTWNITPETGNGITGHTLIGGNYWGNPTQPGYSDICTPNTDGFCNVSYSPGLNGVDQYPISSSVLNSTSQSDQISTLSISDTKYDIDKNGLVNLQDVVALMQGIVSGTMSDSSYDFSNDGRVNLQDVVALFNLIS from the coding sequence ATGTCATCACACCCAATAATATTCATTACCGGTTGTTTTTTTTATATTCTTGTAATATCAACAGGCATTCCGGCAGTATTTGGTGAAGATGCCCTGAATGAATCATACCAGGGAAAAATTATTCTCTCACCTCCTGTGACAATCACAACCCCGGGCACGTATGTTCTTTCTTCAGACGCTGAAATGATGAATGGAACAGATGCAATCACTATCCTTTCAGGGAATGTGTTCATAGATGGGATGGGTCACAAACTGGAGGCGAATGTATCAGATCAAAATCAGACAGTTGGTATCAAAGTTGAGGGCAAGGATTCGACTTTGAAAAATGTAAGTATATCATCAGTAAAAATTTCCGGTTTTCACACAGGGATAAAAATGGATAAAACCGAGGTGGCAGCGATCCAGAACTGTTCACTGAGTGTAAACCAGATTTCAGGAATTGCCCTTATCAATGCCTCTTCAGTTATCATCAACGGATCTGAAATTGTATCAACCCAGGTTAAGGGTGATGAAACCGGTGGAGACGGGATGAGTATCACTAATTCTGATGCTGTAACGATTACGTCTGTTCAGGTAACAGGAAGTGGAAGTGGAGGAGTAGGAGATGGTGTGAAAGTTACAAGGTCATCCACAGTCACTCTCGATACATCGACAATCACTTCCAGTGCAGGGTCAGGAGTCTCAACACAGGGCAACTCATCAGGGCTTATCATTCGTGATTCGATCATCTCAGGAAACGATGCTAATGGTATCTCACTAACTGAAGGATGCACCGGTCCACAGATATCAGGTTCGCAGGTTCGCGAGAATACACTCACCGGTATCGAGATATCATCAGCAAAAAGTGGGATATTAGTTGGGAATCTGATAGAAAAAAACCAGGTCGGACTCAGCCTCAGTAATGCTGAAGATTTTAGTGCAAGCGGCAATAACATCAAAAATAATAAAATCAACCTTGATATCACCGGAAACAGCCCTTTAGAGTACTGGCATCATATTGACAAAACCAACCTAGCGGACGGGAGGCCTATCTGGTATCTGCTTGGAAACAAGGATTCCAGTATCAGTGCCGCTGACAATCCTTCGTGCATCTATGCGGTAAACTGCACGAACCTGACTGTTGTTGATCAGGTGCTGAGTAAAAATGGTGCAGGCATCTTCCTGATTAATACTGATTCGGCCATTCTCTCCCGGATATCAGCACTAGATAATACATTTGGGGTCAGGATTGGATATGGAAGTAGAGATATCACTGTAACTGACAGTAGTACCGAGACAAATCTTATCGCCGGGTATGCAGTTGCAGGCAGCCAGAATATCACATTCAGATCGTGTAGTGCGCAAAACAATCTTGTCGGTTTCTTTTGTTCTGAAACAAACAAACTACTACTCGAGGAATGTGATGCTCACAATCAGCAAGGCCTTCGCAGGCGTGGACCATCGGGATTTCTTATTTCAGGCTGCACAAATGTCTCGGTGACAAACAGTTTAGCCAGACAAAACCAGTTTGACGGGTTGTACCTCAAAGACTCTCCTGATACTCTTATCTCTGGAACTACCCTCTCATCAAACGATATAGCAGGAATTGCCTCCCTGGCAGAAGGAATAACTGTAATTAACTCTACCATATCAGCCAATGGGGCAGGAGGAGTACTTATCTATGGCAACTATTCGGCGATGCAGGGCAATAGTATTCAGGAGAACAAAGGGAGAGGCCTTATTATAGACTCAGTTACTGAAACAAAAATATGGAATAACTATTTCAACAACACCAGAAATGTCGAGATGACCGGAAACAGTTCTCATACAACATGGAATATTACCCCTGAAACAGGAAATGGAATCACCGGCCATACCCTAATCGGAGGTAACTACTGGGGAAATCCGACCCAGCCCGGATACTCTGATATCTGTACTCCAAATACAGACGGATTTTGTAATGTCTCATATAGCCCGGGTCTGAATGGAGTAGATCAGTACCCAATCAGTTCGTCAGTCCTGAATAGTACCAGTCAGTCAGATCAAATATCAACTCTCTCAATATCCGATACCAAATACGATATTGATAAGAACGGCCTGGTAAACCTGCAAGATGTTGTTGCACTCATGCAGGGAATAGTGTCAGGAACAATGTCAGACTCATCCTATGATTTCAGTAATGATGGAAGGGTCAATCTGCAGGATGTTGTTGCATTATTCAACCTTATATCCTGA
- a CDS encoding bacteriohemerythrin — protein sequence MKWSDDLSVHVAEIDQQHQRLIDLINKLHDAMLAKQGKQVVSEIIDELAAYTVYHFQAEEKYMEQFKYTKYVAHKKEHGGFVQEVEKFQKDFDSGKLGLSLEIMTFLRDWVTKHIKGTDKQYSALFKENGL from the coding sequence ATGAAATGGTCTGACGATTTAAGCGTGCATGTTGCTGAGATCGATCAGCAACATCAGCGCCTTATCGATCTGATTAATAAGCTTCATGATGCAATGCTTGCAAAACAGGGAAAGCAGGTTGTATCTGAAATCATTGATGAGCTTGCTGCATATACAGTCTATCATTTTCAGGCTGAAGAGAAGTACATGGAGCAGTTTAAATATACCAAATACGTAGCTCACAAAAAGGAACATGGAGGTTTTGTTCAGGAGGTTGAAAAGTTCCAGAAAGATTTCGATTCAGGAAAACTCGGCCTTTCACTTGAGATTATGACCTTTTTACGTGACTGGGTTACAAAACATATCAAGGGAACTGATAAGCAGTATTCCGCCCTCTTTAAAGAGAACGGCCTATAG
- a CDS encoding ATP-dependent DNA helicase: protein MTQLDRWFPYPAYRPGQEDMLNEAAACARSGGVLLIDAPTGSGKSSVVSSLLAERGDRLVVVAVRTISQMTTYIRELDLIRRKQPGLKYSYLVGKGSLCPLGGIGDVYRKCEAVKAFSTSLIKERADRGVLDPSKDPYILQQIKKNDPDHPLLCPFFIRSKAAVYSEKSGNYKIIPSESCRRKAEIISSKGVDPGNVGDLCEGLCPYEVMVQASQHVDLLVLNYHHLFDDQIREQLYLNLQREPSEMMLLIDEAHNCGDVMQDILSVSVDQQALEAAERELGTLKKEMKNLEAVRHLIPQINKFIDGLKRSMETEDWFDPTIFSRMVLRESFYGSMEEVVDQLMEVSEVVKEDSSKKGDYKATGIERLSMFLSRLNLSLRNPSYLTVYQKDQDKIILKAQNIDPAPALSALAKEHSCMILISGTLTPLSSYQQLYFRTLTDNVPVKRFQLPNSFPRKNRLVLASNDITSAFSMRQNKEHSQRLIKYILAFASSPGNLAVYFPSYQVLETIVRDVEIHIKKEVFIEPKESSEAGQLLSKFMNLPRTGRSGILFAVCGGKFSEGLDYRGEMLTGAMVIGLPLAPWNRVRQMIMDYYTQRYGEEGKFLAYTLPALNKVQQALGRVLRTPEDRGVLVFGEKRFLEDQIRTRLPGWIQDELVPCTYEEFSKQIRGWK, encoded by the coding sequence ATGACCCAGCTTGACCGGTGGTTTCCATATCCGGCATACCGACCAGGACAGGAGGATATGTTGAATGAGGCTGCCGCCTGTGCCCGTTCCGGTGGTGTACTCCTGATAGATGCACCAACCGGTTCAGGTAAGTCGAGCGTTGTTTCTTCACTCCTTGCAGAACGTGGAGATCGGCTGGTTGTTGTCGCCGTTCGCACCATCTCCCAGATGACCACATATATCAGGGAACTGGATTTGATCCGCAGGAAACAGCCAGGGCTTAAATATTCATATCTTGTTGGTAAAGGTTCACTGTGCCCGCTTGGAGGGATCGGTGATGTATACCGAAAGTGTGAGGCCGTCAAGGCCTTCTCGACCTCACTTATCAAAGAGCGGGCAGACCGGGGAGTATTGGATCCATCAAAAGATCCCTATATTCTTCAGCAGATCAAGAAAAACGATCCAGATCACCCCCTTTTATGTCCGTTTTTTATCCGAAGCAAGGCTGCGGTATACTCTGAAAAGAGTGGGAACTATAAGATTATTCCGTCTGAATCATGCCGACGGAAAGCAGAGATCATCTCATCAAAAGGAGTAGATCCCGGAAATGTTGGCGATCTCTGTGAAGGGCTGTGTCCTTACGAAGTGATGGTACAGGCGTCTCAACATGTCGACCTTCTGGTGCTCAATTATCATCATCTCTTTGATGATCAGATTCGTGAGCAGCTCTACCTGAACCTTCAGCGTGAGCCTTCTGAAATGATGCTTCTCATCGACGAGGCCCATAACTGTGGTGACGTCATGCAGGACATCCTGTCTGTGTCTGTCGATCAGCAGGCTTTGGAAGCTGCTGAAAGGGAATTAGGCACACTGAAAAAAGAGATGAAGAATCTCGAAGCTGTTCGTCATTTAATTCCCCAGATCAACAAATTTATCGACGGTCTCAAACGATCGATGGAGACCGAAGACTGGTTTGATCCCACCATTTTCTCCCGGATGGTCCTCAGAGAGTCATTTTATGGCAGCATGGAAGAGGTCGTGGATCAACTCATGGAGGTATCTGAAGTCGTTAAAGAGGACAGCTCCAAGAAAGGTGATTACAAGGCAACTGGTATCGAGCGGCTTTCTATGTTCCTCTCCCGTCTCAATCTTTCACTTCGAAACCCGTCATATCTCACAGTATACCAAAAAGATCAGGATAAGATAATACTCAAGGCCCAGAATATCGATCCTGCTCCTGCCCTCTCTGCCCTTGCCAAGGAACACTCCTGCATGATATTGATCTCAGGAACCCTGACTCCCTTATCAAGTTATCAACAACTCTACTTCCGTACATTGACAGACAACGTTCCTGTGAAAAGGTTTCAACTTCCCAATTCATTTCCAAGGAAAAACCGCCTCGTCCTTGCTTCTAACGATATTACATCTGCCTTCTCAATGAGACAGAACAAAGAACATTCACAGAGACTTATCAAATATATTTTGGCTTTTGCCTCAAGTCCCGGCAATCTTGCCGTTTATTTTCCGTCATACCAGGTGCTGGAAACCATTGTCAGGGATGTAGAAATCCACATTAAAAAAGAGGTGTTCATTGAACCCAAAGAGAGTTCTGAAGCCGGACAACTTCTCTCAAAATTTATGAATCTTCCAAGAACCGGTCGTTCAGGGATTCTCTTTGCAGTCTGTGGCGGTAAATTTTCTGAAGGTCTTGACTACCGCGGTGAGATGCTCACCGGAGCTATGGTGATAGGCCTTCCCCTTGCACCCTGGAACCGGGTCAGGCAGATGATCATGGACTACTATACCCAGCGGTATGGGGAAGAAGGTAAATTTCTTGCATACACTCTTCCCGCCCTCAATAAAGTGCAACAGGCTCTCGGACGTGTGCTGAGGACTCCAGAAGACCGGGGAGTGCTTGTGTTTGGAGAGAAACGATTTCTTGAGGATCAGATTCGTACCCGTCTTCCCGGATGGATTCAGGATGAACTTGTCCCCTGCACATACGAAGAATTCTCAAAACAGATCAGGGGATGGAAGTGA
- a CDS encoding methylated-DNA--[protein]-cysteine S-methyltransferase, with protein sequence MEVSEGSCRLGLWYVNVTWDGNIVHRIRFQRTGIPGPVPEVITRYLTGKVTCLDPLVSHLPDQPGTYGRIYKAVQAIPYGSVQTYGEIALKADTSPRAVGLAMSRNTTPLLVPCHRVVASKGLGGFTPDLWIKEELLRIEASVSKKMVQQNLSFREQE encoded by the coding sequence ATGGAAGTGAGCGAGGGGTCATGCCGGTTAGGACTCTGGTATGTCAATGTCACCTGGGATGGAAATATTGTCCATCGGATTCGGTTTCAGCGTACCGGAATACCAGGACCTGTACCTGAAGTCATAACCCGCTATCTCACTGGAAAAGTAACCTGTCTGGATCCACTTGTTTCTCATCTTCCGGATCAGCCAGGAACATATGGTCGAATATACAAGGCGGTACAGGCTATCCCCTATGGGTCTGTACAAACATATGGCGAAATTGCCCTGAAGGCTGATACTAGTCCACGGGCTGTTGGACTTGCCATGAGTAGAAATACAACTCCACTTCTTGTGCCATGTCACCGGGTAGTGGCGTCAAAAGGGCTGGGAGGTTTCACTCCTGATCTCTGGATTAAAGAGGAACTGCTGCGGATTGAGGCAAGTGTATCCAAAAAGATGGTTCAACAGAATTTGAGTTTCAGGGAGCAGGAGTGA
- the mobA gene encoding molybdenum cofactor guanylyltransferase: MERASRTALILLGGMATRAGGRAKYLFEYEGETFLQRQIKTLTLVTDEIILSCRDEEQAREVTAIFPYPCVIDSIKGTGPVEGIRSALSHAKGDFIIIVACDMPFISAAVIEELFTRIGNADVAIPEWEAGHLEPLHAVYRREALIWFFSHYTARRIRDITDQLSTLVIPVNEIQKIDPELKTFTNINYLQEFNALI, from the coding sequence ATGGAACGGGCATCAAGGACCGCTCTCATTCTGCTTGGAGGGATGGCTACTCGGGCAGGAGGAAGGGCTAAGTATCTCTTTGAGTATGAGGGAGAGACCTTTTTACAAAGGCAGATAAAAACTCTGACTCTTGTAACTGATGAGATCATCCTCAGTTGTCGCGATGAAGAGCAGGCCCGGGAAGTCACTGCAATTTTTCCATATCCCTGTGTAATTGATTCAATTAAGGGGACCGGTCCCGTTGAAGGAATCAGAAGTGCTCTTTCACATGCAAAAGGCGATTTTATCATTATTGTCGCCTGTGACATGCCGTTCATCTCCGCGGCGGTTATTGAGGAACTATTCACCCGGATTGGAAATGCAGATGTTGCAATCCCGGAATGGGAAGCAGGTCATCTTGAACCCCTTCATGCAGTTTACAGACGAGAAGCTCTGATCTGGTTTTTTTCACATTACACAGCCCGGAGAATCAGGGATATAACCGACCAACTCTCGACTCTGGTTATCCCGGTCAATGAAATTCAAAAGATAGATCCTGAACTGAAAACATTCACAAACATCAACTATCTACAGGAATTCAATGCGTTAATTTAA
- a CDS encoding CheR family methyltransferase codes for MEKKLPTPVFPQISVPQVSEKGLPELILDVQKRLKIQLTNYKQDYIKRRLLSRMNSTRSKDFAEYHQYLRTHPEEEEKLRNALTINVTKFFRDLEVFDLVKKEIFPTILKDKRSIKIWSAGCSSGEEPYTYAIILYELGKTGPAFNGSIIASDIDEEMLKRARLGAYEKNALENMTETQIAKHFDKKEDGKYYVKDHIKQVVRFQAHDLMTAGPVSRMMDMVSCRNVTIYFNEQQKKDLVKLVHESLGKDGFYIMGMSEYMAKDVEHLFKPYKPMLKVFQKVEQ; via the coding sequence ATGGAAAAAAAACTCCCAACCCCGGTTTTTCCCCAGATATCAGTACCGCAAGTAAGTGAAAAAGGTCTCCCTGAACTGATTCTGGATGTCCAAAAGCGCCTGAAGATTCAGCTGACAAATTACAAGCAGGATTATATTAAGCGAAGACTGCTTTCACGAATGAACTCAACACGATCTAAGGATTTTGCTGAGTACCACCAGTATCTTCGCACTCACCCTGAGGAAGAGGAGAAACTCCGAAATGCCCTCACCATCAATGTCACCAAGTTCTTTAGAGATCTTGAGGTATTTGATCTGGTTAAAAAGGAGATTTTCCCAACTATCCTGAAAGATAAACGTAGTATCAAAATCTGGAGTGCTGGATGCTCTTCAGGAGAAGAACCATACACGTATGCCATCATTCTATATGAGCTTGGAAAGACCGGACCAGCATTTAATGGCTCAATTATTGCATCTGACATTGATGAAGAGATGCTCAAGAGGGCCAGACTTGGTGCATACGAAAAGAATGCTCTGGAAAACATGACCGAGACGCAGATAGCCAAACATTTTGATAAAAAAGAGGATGGCAAATACTATGTAAAGGATCATATTAAACAGGTGGTCAGGTTCCAGGCACATGATCTGATGACAGCTGGTCCGGTATCCAGAATGATGGATATGGTCTCATGCAGAAATGTGACCATTTACTTCAATGAGCAACAGAAGAAGGACCTTGTAAAACTCGTGCATGAGAGCCTTGGAAAAGACGGTTTTTACATCATGGGAATGTCAGAGTACATGGCAAAAGATGTGGAGCACCTCTTCAAACCGTATAAACCAATGCTAAAGGTATTTCAGAAAGTTGAACAATAA